The proteins below come from a single Magallana gigas chromosome 10, xbMagGiga1.1, whole genome shotgun sequence genomic window:
- the LOC105343378 gene encoding uncharacterized protein isoform X2, protein MISDYLRCTSTFSRVFKDLMRTKRLTEADLQKIDMIISREASEPFHKGNLHALNGAFIGLPMSFSEVNKDSDINSNQRTGANNDVHNFTGFQHIKSGRKALHRHIPWTNSAIRYAIMRECLLVDSHDLQIRTTLQGVFLCLYSMVVQWNMTRFRQIFVFVVYSVVWSAVFGTALLQQWNYYKIQQERSVEEEIASLGRDYITGGLEYYNCVVQRNIMSNDGQYDKNGNPRQRFFRRYFIPLTNKIEFFENKLRDFK, encoded by the exons ATGATCTCTGATTATTTGAGGTGTACCTCTACATTTAGTAGG GTGTTTAAGGACTTGATGAGAACTAAGAGACTGACAGAGGCTGACCTCCAGAAGATAGACATGATCATCAGTCGGGAGGCGAGTGAACCATTCCACAAGGGAAACCTCCACGCCCTCAACGGAGCATTCATAGGACTACCGATGTCTTTCTCGGAGGTGAACAAAGATTCAGACATAAACAGCAATCAAAGAACTGGTGCTAACAATGATGTTCACAATTTTACAGGCTTCCAGCACATTAAATCAGGGAGGAAAGCTTTGCATAGACATATTCCCTGGACCAACAGCGCCATTAGGTACGCCATAATGAGAGAGTGTCTGTTGGTGGATTCGCATGACCTCCAGATTCGGACGACATTACAAGGCGTGTTTCTGTGTTTATATTCGATGGTGGTGCAGTGGAACATGACGCGGTTCCGTCAGATTTTCGTCTTTGTGGTGTATTCGGTGGTGTGGTCGGCGGTGTTTGGTACCGCGCTGTTGCAGCAGTGGAATTACTACAAGATCCAGCAAGAGAGGAGCGTGGAGGAAGAGATCGCTTCCCTGGGGAGGGATTACATCACCGGGGGACTGGAGTATTATAACTGTGTGGTTCAACGCAATATCATGTCTAACGACGGACAGTACGACAAAAACGGAAACCCCAGACAGAGGTTCTTCAGGAGATATTTTATACCTTTGACAAACAAAATAGagttttttgaaaacaaactgagagattttaaataa